The proteins below come from a single Amphiura filiformis chromosome 15, Afil_fr2py, whole genome shotgun sequence genomic window:
- the LOC140171345 gene encoding arrestin domain-containing protein 3-like yields MGKLKLVIFEVIIEDEDAELFRPGDIIKGYVRIVCSEPKKGIRGIQVKFKGNARTQWSEEEKADDDVKYTSKEKYFEVKKLLAGRDESYEDADLCLNTGEHKFPFSFHIPQIPLPDPFEAEYGHVRYKVMSKIDRPFKFDHVTQKFFSIVGVGLDLNTISEQAGTPKKDEIEKRICCLCCESGPIRVSAETDKCGYVPGEDIWVTGYVDNQTRLAIVSCSAKLMQLVSYRARRKGVGKEHVKKEKRKIASVEGEGCDGVSTLTFEGKPIIVPACPASGLVGCSILDIEYYVEFEADVRGTPFDAIVKIPIAIGHVPLSSAFSPVTDNARVITKQPSSINLTIPPSYEVAVGGLQEIPSKSGYDYTFGKLMYAPRYPYYNFHLESDIVEHPGHEVPQGFYGPFGPSMFGPDPHHYP; encoded by the exons ATGGGGAAACTGAAACTCGTGATTTTTGAAGTAATCATTGAAGACGAAGACGCAGAATTATTTCGACCAGGAGATATAATAAAGGGCTATGTTAGGATAGTATGCTCGGAGCCAAAAAAGGGTATTCGTG GTATCCAGGTTAAATTCAAAGGCAATGCCAGAACTCAATGGTCAGAAGAAGAGAAAGCTGATGATGATGTCAAGTACACATCAAAAGAAAAAtactttgaagtcaaaaaactcCTAGCAGGGAGAG ATGAATCATATGAGGATGCAGATCTGTGCCTGAATACAGGAGAACACAAGTTCCCATTCTCGTTTCACATTCCTCAAATCCCATTGCCAGATCCATTTGAAGCAGAATATGGTCATGTCCGATATAAAGTCATGTCCAAAATCGACAGACCGTTTAAGTTTGACCATGTAACACAGAAATTCTTTAGCATAGTTGGAGTGGGATTGGATCTGAACACAATATCAGAGCAAGCAGGG ACACCTAAAAAAGATGAAATAGAGAAGCGAATTTGCTGTTTATGCTGTGAGAGCGGACCTATCAGAGTATCAGCAGAAACAGACAAATGTGGTTATGTACCAGGAGAAGACATCTGGGTGACGGGCTATGTTGACAACCAAACACGTCTTGCTATTGTATCTTGCAGTGCTAAACTTATGCAG CTGGTGTCATATCGTGCTAGACGTAAGGGTGTGGGAAAAGAGCATGTGAAGAAAGAGAAAAGGAAGATAGCCAGTGTGGAGGGAGAAGGCTGTGATGGAGTCAGTACATTAACATTTGAAGGAAAACCAATCATTGTACCAGCATGTCCTGCATCGGGATTAGTAGGGTGCAGTATCCTGGATATTGAGTACTATGTAGAG TTTGAAGCTGATGTGAGAGGGACACCATTTGATGCTATTGTCAAAATACCCATCGCTATAGGGCATGTGCCCCTCAGTAGTGCCTTCTCACCAGTGACGGACAATGCCAGAGTGATCACCAAACAACCATCAT CCATCAATTTAACAATCCCACCTTCTTATGAAGTTGCTGTCGGTGGTCTTCAAGAGATACCAAGTAAGAGTGGCTATGATTACACGTTCGGTAAACTTATGTATGCACCAAGATATCCGTATTACAACTTTCATCTTGAGAGTGACATTGTTGAGCACCCTGGGCATGAGGTACCACAAGGTTTCTATGGGCCATTTGGACCTTCTATGTTTGGACCTGATCCTCACCATTATCCATAA